One stretch of Schlesneria sp. DSM 10557 DNA includes these proteins:
- a CDS encoding serine/threonine-protein kinase, translating into MDELEISFAALTISDLTLRQEYIDRVCHEDTALRRRICTRIDALQQEKHAPPSDDLVTIDLAKRTEQGGTGGDSNAAAEKTLAVQQQHAPVTEVIRTVSDEAALSAILQKSDEKNSIGRLLNYEIRRVIGRGAFGIVLEGFDTRLRRVVAIKLLAPTSTARRETSQQFLSEARAVAAIRHSNVVDIYSIHDEPIPFLVMEYIPGKTLQGLVEVTGPLPLSSVLEIGHQIARGLASAHQKGLVHRDIKPSNILLEEANGHCVKITDFGLASDIQKINITQGGLIAGTPMYMAPEQAEGKEVDQRSDLFSLGSVLYFMITGRAPFEGKSTAAILNQVIQDFPPAIQSIVPSVPASLCEIVATLHSKKPESRYRSAEEVADLLSKSQADMQFQRFPEFDDLVTPPADTRAGAEISSKNMGAQPVAEPLSRLKKHHWFATTIVSLVVLAGYLTFPKGETKRSSSNDSESVSAATSDAESAPSDSTAKFSFKQLKGLLNETAIGAGNPDDVTVTEEYFEFDATAASPTLWVNFFAIDSPEWTFTTSFRNLTRDRYGCIKVVFMPNEEQETSGIICNWTNKSTGYIEVLEAPEDEVEPIPLPLIDTGEWTEIKLVVNPEEIQFHVAGNLVTRARRRNQKSGHLALCVCNWRCQFKNPQVVMTYAPRPAPEGIGEEAHDGSGQ; encoded by the coding sequence CGCCAGGAATATATTGACCGAGTTTGCCACGAAGACACTGCTCTGCGAAGACGAATCTGCACTCGCATCGATGCCCTTCAACAGGAAAAGCATGCTCCGCCTTCGGACGATCTGGTGACGATTGATCTGGCGAAGCGGACAGAGCAGGGGGGCACGGGTGGTGATTCCAATGCCGCTGCAGAAAAGACCTTGGCGGTGCAACAGCAACATGCGCCAGTAACCGAAGTCATCCGAACGGTATCGGACGAAGCAGCCCTGTCCGCCATTCTGCAGAAATCCGACGAGAAAAATTCAATCGGACGGCTCCTGAACTATGAAATCCGGCGAGTCATCGGTCGAGGAGCCTTTGGAATTGTACTGGAGGGGTTCGACACCAGGCTGCGCAGGGTTGTCGCGATCAAATTACTGGCTCCGACCTCCACCGCCCGACGCGAAACCAGTCAGCAGTTTCTTTCAGAAGCGCGAGCAGTCGCTGCCATCCGCCATAGCAATGTCGTGGACATCTACTCGATCCACGATGAACCGATTCCATTTCTCGTGATGGAATACATTCCCGGAAAAACACTCCAGGGACTCGTCGAAGTGACGGGGCCACTGCCTCTCAGTTCCGTCCTCGAGATTGGTCATCAGATCGCCAGGGGATTGGCTTCCGCTCATCAGAAGGGCCTGGTCCATCGGGATATCAAGCCGTCCAATATTCTTCTGGAAGAAGCCAATGGTCATTGTGTCAAGATCACGGATTTCGGGTTGGCGAGTGACATTCAGAAGATCAACATCACTCAAGGTGGACTGATCGCCGGAACGCCGATGTACATGGCGCCAGAACAGGCCGAAGGGAAGGAGGTCGATCAACGATCGGACTTATTCAGCTTGGGCAGCGTGCTGTACTTTATGATCACGGGGAGGGCACCGTTCGAAGGAAAGTCGACAGCCGCGATTTTAAATCAGGTCATCCAGGACTTTCCCCCAGCAATTCAGTCGATCGTGCCGTCAGTCCCCGCATCATTGTGTGAGATCGTGGCAACATTGCACTCAAAAAAGCCTGAGAGTCGCTATCGCTCTGCAGAAGAGGTGGCCGATCTCTTGTCAAAATCACAAGCAGACATGCAGTTTCAGCGGTTTCCGGAGTTCGACGATCTTGTCACTCCACCCGCCGACACACGGGCAGGTGCAGAAATTTCGAGCAAAAACATGGGTGCGCAGCCGGTCGCCGAGCCTCTCTCCAGGCTGAAGAAGCATCATTGGTTTGCCACGACAATCGTCTCGCTGGTCGTCCTGGCCGGGTATCTGACGTTTCCCAAAGGGGAGACAAAGCGATCCTCGTCCAATGACTCGGAATCGGTCAGTGCAGCGACCTCGGATGCCGAATCGGCCCCTAGCGACTCGACGGCAAAGTTCTCTTTCAAGCAGCTCAAGGGTCTGCTGAACGAAACGGCCATCGGAGCAGGAAATCCGGACGATGTCACAGTGACGGAAGAGTACTTTGAATTTGATGCCACTGCTGCATCACCCACACTTTGGGTCAATTTTTTCGCGATCGACAGTCCTGAATGGACATTCACCACGAGTTTTCGCAACCTCACACGGGACCGATATGGCTGTATCAAGGTGGTCTTTATGCCGAATGAGGAACAGGAAACCAGCGGCATCATCTGCAACTGGACAAATAAGTCGACGGGATATATCGAGGTTCTGGAAGCACCCGAAGATGAAGTTGAGCCAATCCCGTTGCCCTTGATCGATACGGGGGAATGGACGGAAATCAAACTGGTCGTCAATCCAGAAGAAATCCAGTTTCACGTGGCTGGCAACTTGGTTACGCGCGCACGCCGAAGGAACCAAAAATCGGGCCATCTGGCACTTTGCGTTTGCAACTGGAGATGTCAGTTCAAAAATCCACAGGTCGTGATGACATACGCTCCTCGCCCCGCACCTGAAGGCATAGGCGAGGAAGCGCACGACGGCTCGGGACAGTAA
- a CDS encoding HD domain-containing protein, with protein sequence MTDEKLRRGIIVEAARLMYSRNESEYYRAKLKAARRICRGWVKPSELPTNAEIRDEIQRMATLFEGNGRFERLREMRVEALRIMRLLSHCRPKVIGSTLTGHVRQGSDIDIHVFASSIDTVTGSLDAEGMDYEVERKRVRKNGEEQIFTHVHIRERFPIELTVYSPDKSSFVFKSSITGKAIERATLPEFEQFLRSEYPDADLEVELATADEAIDRFQVYRSLLIPLETVMQDEYYHPEGDVLYHLLQCYVLARDELPYDEEFQLAALLHDIGKGLDKNNHVEAGLEALEGHITARTAWLIEHHMDVHKIRDRTIGHRAYQRLRESPDFEDLLRLGACDRGARVCGAIVPDVEDALDELRDLARTYG encoded by the coding sequence ATGACTGACGAAAAGCTGAGACGGGGTATCATCGTTGAAGCGGCCCGTTTGATGTACTCGCGGAACGAATCCGAGTACTACCGGGCGAAGCTCAAAGCTGCCCGACGAATCTGTCGGGGCTGGGTCAAACCCTCAGAACTCCCCACGAACGCGGAGATTCGCGACGAAATTCAGCGAATGGCCACGCTGTTCGAAGGGAACGGAAGGTTTGAACGACTGAGGGAAATGAGAGTCGAAGCCCTCAGAATCATGCGGCTGTTGTCCCATTGTCGCCCTAAAGTAATCGGTAGCACTTTGACCGGACATGTCCGTCAGGGGTCCGACATTGATATCCATGTCTTCGCCAGCAGCATCGACACCGTGACGGGCAGTCTGGATGCGGAGGGAATGGACTACGAGGTTGAGAGAAAGCGGGTCCGAAAAAACGGCGAGGAACAGATCTTTACTCACGTTCATATTCGTGAACGGTTTCCGATCGAATTAACGGTGTATTCACCAGATAAATCGAGTTTCGTGTTCAAAAGCTCGATTACCGGCAAGGCAATAGAGCGTGCGACACTACCGGAATTCGAGCAATTTCTACGCAGCGAATATCCCGATGCCGACCTCGAAGTCGAACTGGCAACCGCAGATGAAGCGATTGATCGCTTCCAGGTTTACCGCTCGTTGCTGATTCCTCTGGAAACTGTGATGCAGGATGAGTACTACCATCCCGAAGGGGACGTTCTCTATCATCTGCTACAATGCTATGTCCTGGCGCGTGACGAGCTGCCCTACGACGAAGAGTTCCAACTCGCAGCACTCTTGCATGACATCGGTAAGGGGCTCGACAAAAACAATCACGTCGAAGCGGGTCTCGAAGCTCTTGAGGGGCACATCACCGCCCGAACCGCCTGGCTGATTGAACATCACATGGACGTTCACAAGATTCGTGACCGAACCATCGGACATCGAGCCTACCAGCGGTTGCGCGAGTCGCCCGATTTCGAAGACCTTTTGCGATTGGGAGCCTGTGACCGCGGAGCACGCGTTTGCGGTGCGATTGTTCCCGACGTTGAAGATGCGCTCGATGAACTGCGGGATCTTGCCCGAACGTATGGGTGA